One genomic window of Evansella cellulosilytica DSM 2522 includes the following:
- a CDS encoding RDD family protein, with translation MENSVKYVGFWRRSLAFLIDNGTLGLITLVLLTPFFGNEDAVAIAFLLMMFIVFIYHIVMPCTPLQATFGKYILGFKIVDRYGNRISFWRSMGRFFSQFFSGFMNIGYIMIAFMEKNTGLHDLMAGTYVIERA, from the coding sequence ATGGAGAACAGTGTTAAGTATGTTGGATTTTGGAGGAGGTCTTTAGCATTCTTAATCGATAATGGTACACTTGGTCTTATAACATTAGTATTATTAACTCCATTTTTTGGTAATGAAGATGCTGTAGCCATCGCATTTTTGTTAATGATGTTTATAGTATTCATTTATCACATCGTAATGCCTTGTACCCCATTACAGGCTACTTTCGGTAAATATATTCTTGGTTTTAAAATAGTAGATAGATATGGAAACCGTATTTCATTTTGGAGGTCAATGGGACGTTTTTTTTCTCAATTCTTTTCTGGATTTATGAATATAGGTTATATTATGATTGCTTTTATGGAAAAAAATACGGGTCTGCATGACTTAATGGCGGGTACATATGTTATTGAGAGGGCCTAA
- a CDS encoding MarR family winged helix-turn-helix transcriptional regulator: MDYKKYVLAESVGYRITVTARLVINRLNSNFKKRKLPVTHEQWSVMIRLWEEDGLTQNKLSQLTGKDQPSVSRLINNMERNGLVMRAPHPVDKRTNLIFLTAKGKKLQVGMIEQAQKTIEDISKNISEEDMNTFLTVLSQIDDNLTEEKD, from the coding sequence ATGGACTATAAGAAGTATGTTTTGGCAGAATCTGTTGGTTATCGGATCACCGTAACCGCAAGGCTTGTCATCAATCGTTTAAACAGTAATTTCAAAAAACGAAAACTACCTGTTACTCATGAACAGTGGTCAGTCATGATTCGTTTATGGGAAGAGGATGGTCTTACTCAAAATAAGCTTTCTCAGTTAACAGGAAAGGATCAGCCAAGTGTATCTCGGCTTATTAATAATATGGAAAGAAACGGGCTAGTTATGCGCGCTCCTCATCCGGTTGATAAACGAACGAACTTAATATTTCTCACTGCAAAGGGGAAAAAATTACAGGTTGGCATGATTGAGCAGGCGCAAAAAACGATTGAAGATATTTCTAAAAATATTTCTGAAGAAGACATGAATACATTTCTTACTGTTTTATCCCAAATAGATGATAATTTAACCGAAGAAAAAGACTAA
- a CDS encoding MarR family winged helix-turn-helix transcriptional regulator, with protein MEDYNKYILSNSIGYQISSTARLVNNRLNANFKENDYPVTNEQYSIMIRLWVDEGLTQSRLATLTGRDQANVSKVISNLEKKDLVMRTPHPVDKRTNLIFLTSKGKKMQLGLIEQAKKTIEEMSDGIDEDDLKSFMEILLKIKGNLIKHEVNT; from the coding sequence ATGGAGGATTATAATAAGTATATTTTATCTAACTCGATTGGGTATCAAATATCGAGTACAGCAAGATTAGTAAACAACAGGTTGAATGCAAATTTCAAAGAAAACGATTATCCAGTTACTAACGAACAATATTCAATCATGATTCGTTTATGGGTAGACGAGGGTTTAACTCAAAGTAGGCTCGCTACTCTAACCGGTAGAGACCAAGCGAATGTTTCAAAAGTAATCAGTAATTTAGAAAAAAAGGATTTAGTGATGAGAACACCTCATCCTGTTGATAAAAGAACAAACTTAATTTTTTTAACATCAAAGGGAAAGAAAATGCAATTAGGTTTGATTGAACAAGCGAAAAAAACGATTGAGGAAATGTCCGATGGTATCGATGAAGACGATCTGAAATCTTTTATGGAGATACTTTTAAAGATAAAAGGAAATTTAATAAAACATGAAGTAAACACCTAA
- a CDS encoding ABC transporter permease: MKLRYLFLALILLSITSLFIGVTGISPLDIFNLTEEQAQILWISRFPRLVSIILAGVGMSICGLIMQQLTRNKFVSPTTAGTLDSARLGVLVSLMLFTSASAIVQMLVAFIFALVGTLVFMKILEKVKHKDVIFIPLVGLMFGSIVGSVTTFFAYQNDLIQNMSSWLQGNFSLIIRGRYELLYISIPLMIFAYLYANRFTVAGMGEEFSVNLGINYKRVVNIGLIIVAAVASVVLLTVGMIPFLGLIIPNIVSIYNGDNLKRNLPHTALLGAVFVLICDILGRLIIYPYEIPIGTTVGVIGSAIFLYLLMRRKAYEQ, encoded by the coding sequence ATGAAACTAAGATATTTATTTCTAGCACTAATTCTATTATCAATCACTTCATTATTTATTGGTGTAACAGGAATTAGCCCGTTAGATATATTCAACTTAACAGAAGAACAAGCACAAATATTATGGATAAGTAGATTCCCACGCCTAGTCAGTATCATACTTGCTGGAGTGGGTATGAGTATTTGTGGATTAATTATGCAGCAGTTAACGAGAAATAAGTTTGTATCACCAACGACAGCTGGCACCCTTGATTCTGCAAGACTTGGGGTTTTAGTTTCATTAATGCTATTTACATCAGCCAGTGCTATTGTTCAAATGCTTGTAGCCTTTATTTTTGCTTTAGTAGGAACACTGGTATTTATGAAGATTCTTGAAAAAGTAAAGCATAAAGATGTGATTTTCATTCCTTTAGTAGGGTTAATGTTTGGGAGTATTGTCGGTTCAGTGACTACGTTCTTTGCATACCAAAACGATTTAATTCAAAATATGTCATCTTGGCTACAAGGGAATTTTTCACTCATTATTAGAGGGCGTTACGAGCTTTTATACATAAGTATTCCGTTGATGATTTTTGCTTATCTCTATGCAAATCGTTTTACGGTTGCAGGGATGGGTGAGGAGTTCTCTGTAAATCTCGGGATTAATTATAAAAGGGTCGTAAATATTGGTTTAATCATAGTTGCTGCGGTTGCGTCAGTTGTGCTGCTGACAGTTGGAATGATTCCTTTTTTAGGATTAATTATCCCGAATATCGTTAGCATCTACAATGGAGATAATTTGAAGAGAAATCTCCCTCATACGGCTTTACTAGGTGCAGTGTTTGTTCTCATATGTGACATTTTGGGGCGCCTCATTATTTATCCGTATGAAATACCAATTGGAACAACGGTTGGGGTAATCGGAAGTGCGATTTTCCTTTACTTATTGATGAGGAGAAAAGCCTATGAGCAATAA
- a CDS encoding iron chelate uptake ABC transporter family permease subunit has translation MSNKTKLIILFILSLVFTALFIFYNLNFSSNLGYILPRRGTKILAIIVTGAAIAFSTVVFQTITNNRILTPSIIGFDSLYLLLQTFLIFVFGSASFLVVHKEINFLLSSAIMIVFAGLFYKLLFSKGRNIYFLLLVGIVLGTLFSSVSTFMQVLIDPNEFLIVQDRMFASFNNVNTDILNVTIIIFVFVTIYFWKYLKYLDVLSLGRDTAVNLGVDYDRVVKRLLILVAILISISTALVGPILFLGLLVANVTYEFLKTHKHSYIIPGAILISIVALVSGQFIVERLFSFSVPISVIINFIGGVYFIYLLLRGHK, from the coding sequence ATGAGCAATAAAACGAAATTAATCATACTATTCATTTTGTCTCTTGTGTTTACGGCACTATTTATCTTTTATAATCTCAATTTCAGCAGTAATTTAGGTTACATATTGCCTAGACGAGGTACAAAAATATTAGCCATTATTGTAACAGGTGCAGCAATTGCTTTTTCAACGGTCGTTTTCCAAACGATTACGAATAATCGGATCCTAACGCCTAGTATTATTGGTTTCGATTCATTGTATTTGTTACTTCAAACATTTCTCATATTTGTTTTTGGCTCTGCTAGTTTTCTAGTTGTTCATAAAGAAATAAACTTTCTGTTATCTTCTGCTATTATGATTGTTTTTGCTGGTCTTTTTTATAAGCTACTTTTTAGTAAAGGCAGAAATATATACTTCTTACTACTAGTCGGTATTGTACTAGGGACGTTATTTTCAAGTGTTTCCACCTTCATGCAGGTTTTGATTGATCCAAACGAATTTTTAATTGTTCAAGACCGTATGTTTGCAAGCTTTAACAATGTTAATACGGATATTTTAAATGTGACTATCATCATATTTGTTTTCGTTACCATTTACTTTTGGAAATATTTGAAGTACTTAGATGTTCTTTCACTTGGGAGAGATACAGCAGTCAACTTAGGGGTAGATTATGACCGGGTGGTGAAAAGACTTCTTATTTTAGTAGCAATATTGATTTCGATTTCAACCGCGTTAGTTGGTCCTATCTTATTCCTAGGCTTACTTGTAGCCAACGTGACGTATGAATTTCTGAAGACTCATAAGCACTCATACATTATTCCAGGTGCAATTTTAATAAGTATTGTTGCTCTTGTTAGTGGTCAATTTATAGTTGAAAGATTATTTTCCTTCTCTGTACCAATCAGCGTCATCATCAACTTTATTGGTGGGGTGTACTTTATTTACTTACTTTTAAGGGGGCATAAATAA
- a CDS encoding ABC transporter ATP-binding protein, which yields MVVVKGVSKKYGNKNVVEDISVEIEKGTITSFIGPNGAGKSTLISMISRLIAKDCGLISIDDKELSECKSEELAKKISILKQSNHLNIRLTVRDLVAFGRFPYCKGNLTKEDKEHVDQAIDYMELRDMQHKFLDQLSGGQRQRAFIAMVIAQDTEYVLLDEPLNNLDMKHSVQIMHVLRRLVDELGKTVVIVIHDINFASCYSDHIVALKDGKVVKKGTTPEIINPEVLKEIYDMDIQIENINQNRICVYF from the coding sequence ATGGTCGTTGTAAAAGGTGTTTCGAAAAAATACGGAAATAAAAATGTTGTCGAGGACATTTCCGTAGAAATTGAAAAAGGAACAATTACTTCATTTATCGGACCAAATGGAGCAGGGAAAAGTACGCTCATATCGATGATTAGTCGTTTAATTGCGAAGGACTGCGGTCTTATTAGCATTGATGATAAGGAGCTGAGTGAATGTAAGAGTGAGGAGTTAGCAAAGAAAATTTCCATTCTTAAGCAATCGAATCACCTCAATATCCGTTTAACCGTAAGAGATCTCGTTGCATTTGGTAGATTTCCATATTGCAAGGGGAACTTGACGAAGGAAGATAAGGAACACGTCGATCAAGCGATTGATTATATGGAACTTCGTGATATGCAGCATAAATTTTTAGATCAGCTTAGTGGTGGTCAACGTCAGCGAGCTTTTATTGCAATGGTTATAGCTCAAGACACGGAGTATGTTTTGCTTGATGAACCATTAAATAATTTAGATATGAAGCACTCTGTGCAAATTATGCACGTACTTAGAAGATTAGTAGATGAACTTGGAAAAACGGTCGTTATTGTTATACATGATATTAACTTTGCTTCCTGTTACTCGGACCATATTGTAGCTTTAAAAGACGGAAAAGTCGTGAAAAAGGGAACTACACCTGAAATTATTAATCCAGAAGTTTTAAAAGAAATCTATGATATGGACATTCAAATAGAAAACATTAATCAAAATCGTATTTGTGTTTATTTTTAG
- a CDS encoding siderophore ABC transporter substrate-binding protein gives MKKSLLLVILAFSMMMLLAACGSEDSEGSESSEPVVEEEQEGQEQQEEVEEETEEPSELTITHELGDITVPVNPEKVVVFDMNALETLDKMGVNVTGVPQANIPAYLSQYEDASYENVGTLFEIDYEKLAEINPDLIITGGRQAEQYDDLSELAPVLHMSTDYDNFYESFQSNMTTLGQVFNQEAFIAKELQAIDDAIAALNEKVSSEETALVVLANSGNVNAYGTGSRFGIIHEKFGFTPVDESIEVTTHGMNISFEYIVDKDPDYIFVVDRDLVVTGEPAAQDTIENELVQNTKAYQNGNIHYLNPDYWYIAGGGIVSVSEMVKAIEEALQ, from the coding sequence ATGAAGAAAAGCTTATTGTTAGTTATTTTAGCGTTCTCTATGATGATGCTACTAGCTGCTTGCGGTAGTGAGGATTCAGAAGGAAGCGAGTCAAGTGAGCCTGTTGTTGAAGAAGAGCAAGAAGGACAAGAACAACAAGAAGAGGTTGAAGAAGAAACTGAAGAACCTTCTGAGTTAACAATAACGCATGAATTAGGGGATATTACTGTACCTGTAAATCCTGAAAAGGTAGTTGTATTTGATATGAATGCTTTAGAAACGTTAGATAAAATGGGTGTAAATGTAACTGGAGTACCACAAGCAAATATTCCAGCTTACTTATCACAGTATGAAGATGCTAGCTATGAGAACGTGGGTACACTTTTTGAAATTGACTATGAAAAACTAGCGGAAATTAATCCTGATTTAATTATCACTGGTGGAAGACAGGCAGAGCAATATGATGATTTAAGTGAGCTAGCGCCTGTTTTGCATATGTCTACCGATTACGATAATTTTTATGAGTCATTTCAAAGTAACATGACAACGCTAGGTCAAGTATTTAATCAAGAAGCGTTTATCGCAAAAGAATTACAAGCAATTGACGATGCTATTGCAGCATTAAACGAAAAAGTATCTTCTGAGGAAACAGCTTTAGTTGTGCTTGCAAATTCGGGGAATGTGAATGCTTATGGTACTGGCTCACGTTTTGGTATTATTCATGAAAAATTTGGATTTACTCCAGTTGATGAGAGTATCGAAGTTACTACTCATGGAATGAATATATCGTTTGAGTATATTGTAGATAAAGATCCAGATTATATCTTCGTTGTGGACCGTGATCTAGTGGTTACTGGAGAGCCTGCCGCTCAAGATACAATTGAAAATGAACTAGTTCAAAATACGAAAGCATATCAAAATGGAAATATTCACTATTTAAACCCTGATTATTGGTATATAGCAGGTGGTGGAATTGTTTCTGTTTCTGAAATGGTAAAGGCAATTGAAGAAGCGTTGCAATAA
- a CDS encoding antibiotic biosynthesis monooxygenase, whose protein sequence is MLIQTRTITVKPGYSDQVVDRFSGDSPIDTMDGLIDRTVVVNRKKRDQEEVMVMIRWESLEAWKNWEKSDAHIQGHRNNKNKEKPEYILDINVNMYEVKAVKKR, encoded by the coding sequence ATGTTAATTCAAACAAGGACAATAACAGTGAAACCAGGTTATAGTGATCAAGTTGTTGATCGCTTTAGTGGAGATAGTCCCATCGATACAATGGACGGGCTTATTGATCGAACTGTAGTGGTAAACCGAAAAAAGAGAGATCAAGAAGAAGTAATGGTAATGATACGCTGGGAGTCATTAGAAGCATGGAAGAATTGGGAAAAAAGTGATGCGCATATCCAGGGGCATAGAAACAACAAAAATAAAGAAAAACCTGAATATATTCTCGATATAAATGTAAATATGTATGAAGTGAAAGCTGTGAAAAAACGCTAG
- a CDS encoding vitamin K epoxide reductase family protein: MNELLHEREINQETTNDTSYQYKPAVRKLFAIFTTVAAIGWAVSVFLTGVHFWVLPLPTGFDVTGTPWAVMTSEWAYVLGIPLALLGAFYYLTVLLLAGLWYHSGHPLVLKILTPISATGVIASAFFVYLQLFVIEAICPFCMVSAVASTTLFVIELLMLRMSKLPPIRELLPNVRTLLDRRSLISLFLMLIVSVLPVLSFWFATIVPAPGG; this comes from the coding sequence ATGAATGAGTTATTACATGAAAGAGAGATAAATCAAGAGACAACTAATGATACATCGTATCAATATAAGCCTGCTGTACGAAAGCTTTTTGCTATTTTTACTACAGTTGCTGCTATCGGTTGGGCTGTGAGTGTTTTCTTAACGGGGGTCCATTTTTGGGTGCTGCCTTTACCTACTGGATTCGATGTAACTGGTACACCTTGGGCAGTTATGACAAGTGAGTGGGCGTATGTGTTAGGAATTCCATTAGCTTTACTAGGTGCATTTTATTATTTGACGGTTCTATTATTGGCAGGGTTGTGGTATCACTCTGGTCATCCTTTAGTGCTAAAAATTTTAACGCCAATTTCAGCGACAGGTGTGATTGCTTCAGCTTTCTTTGTCTATCTGCAATTATTTGTTATTGAGGCGATTTGTCCATTTTGTATGGTGTCTGCTGTGGCATCGACAACTCTCTTTGTAATTGAGTTATTGATGCTACGTATGAGCAAGCTTCCACCTATTCGTGAGCTATTACCGAATGTTCGTACTCTGTTAGATAGAAGAAGCTTAATATCGTTGTTCCTTATGTTGATAGTTTCGGTACTACCAGTGCTCAGTTTTTGGTTTGCGACAATTGTTCCTGCACCTGGTGGATAA
- a CDS encoding aspartyl-phosphate phosphatase Spo0E family protein yields MSKLLNLINDIEVARSKLICAGMKKGLTHPETINCSKLLDELLNQYYQIGKRPSQ; encoded by the coding sequence ATGAGCAAACTATTAAATTTAATTAATGACATTGAAGTAGCTAGGTCTAAATTGATATGTGCAGGAATGAAGAAAGGACTTACTCATCCTGAGACAATTAATTGTAGTAAGCTATTAGATGAATTATTAAACCAATATTATCAGATTGGAAAACGACCTTCTCAATAA
- a CDS encoding methyl-accepting chemotaxis protein, with protein sequence MKNLQLAILLTLFIISLATHTILPLNYLSLSFATISLLIGVYMVWQIHKSKRLLDFILGGIKKASLSDYIVIEKAITTTKSMYTSIQNHDFKNRDEVIKKLNIFLNENKQYLGVWAAWEPNQFDNNDALNINKNGNTHGQMSPYVYRGDKGIEVTYLEDLQNEKFYTRPLNEEKLTILEPFHFDIDGQETLMTTVAMPIRKNGKAVGVVGVDIHLKSAKNIHLNLLDYSTSEELDLERLVYTLKKQGGQYAIIGQAIQVLKEERSEMIEYLVNTTTEVSKSTAQFVNIAKQSSISANEVSSAIVDIASGASSQANETEQGTEKVELLGDIIEKDQLELQRLNELIIEITVNKEAAERVTHDLIKSNDTTTETMSEVANKLLKSTESTKKIERATDGILTITEQTNLLALNASIEAARAGEYGKGFAVVANEIRKLAEQSKQFSEGITKDISELGKNSKEASTTMKQLEEIIIYQSSNVNNVNDKLIDISKTVETMKDGITDLNHSGKQMTSNKGEIVAIMQSLSAVAEENAAGTEEITASIEELTGHVDKSTHSSEQLTNIVEQLKKVTDRLKV encoded by the coding sequence ATGAAAAATTTACAGCTTGCAATACTTTTAACCCTATTTATTATTTCATTGGCAACTCATACGATATTGCCCCTTAATTACCTTAGTTTATCTTTTGCTACTATATCACTTCTTATAGGTGTATATATGGTATGGCAAATTCACAAATCAAAAAGATTGTTAGACTTTATTCTTGGCGGTATTAAAAAAGCATCATTAAGCGATTATATTGTAATAGAAAAAGCTATCACTACGACAAAAAGTATGTATACATCTATCCAAAATCACGACTTTAAAAATCGCGATGAAGTAATAAAAAAGCTAAATATATTTTTAAATGAAAACAAGCAATATCTAGGAGTTTGGGCAGCCTGGGAGCCTAATCAGTTTGACAATAATGATGCGCTCAACATAAATAAAAATGGAAATACGCATGGGCAAATGTCTCCATATGTATATAGAGGCGATAAAGGAATTGAAGTAACTTATTTAGAAGACTTACAAAACGAAAAGTTCTATACAAGGCCTTTAAATGAAGAGAAATTGACGATATTAGAGCCTTTCCACTTTGACATCGATGGACAAGAAACGTTAATGACAACTGTAGCTATGCCAATACGAAAAAATGGTAAAGCAGTCGGAGTTGTTGGTGTAGATATACATTTAAAATCAGCAAAGAATATTCACTTAAATTTGCTAGATTATTCAACATCTGAAGAATTAGATCTAGAAAGACTTGTATATACATTAAAAAAACAGGGTGGACAATACGCTATTATTGGACAAGCTATTCAAGTGTTAAAAGAAGAAAGAAGTGAAATGATTGAGTATCTAGTTAACACAACAACCGAGGTTTCAAAAAGTACAGCTCAATTTGTGAACATAGCAAAACAATCATCCATATCCGCAAATGAAGTTTCCTCTGCTATTGTAGATATTGCCTCTGGTGCGTCTAGTCAAGCAAATGAAACGGAACAGGGTACAGAAAAGGTTGAACTGCTCGGAGATATTATTGAAAAAGATCAGCTAGAGCTTCAAAGACTTAACGAATTAATTATAGAAATAACAGTAAATAAAGAAGCAGCTGAAAGGGTAACTCATGATTTAATTAAATCAAATGATACTACTACTGAAACGATGAGTGAAGTAGCTAATAAATTATTAAAATCAACAGAAAGCACCAAGAAAATAGAAAGGGCAACTGATGGCATTCTCACTATTACCGAACAAACAAATTTATTGGCATTAAATGCTTCCATTGAAGCGGCAAGGGCCGGGGAATACGGAAAAGGATTCGCAGTAGTTGCTAATGAAATTCGAAAGTTAGCAGAGCAGTCGAAACAATTTTCCGAAGGAATCACTAAAGATATTAGTGAACTAGGAAAAAATTCAAAAGAAGCATCTACTACTATGAAGCAGCTAGAGGAAATTATTATTTATCAATCAAGTAACGTAAATAATGTGAATGATAAATTAATTGATATCTCTAAAACTGTTGAAACAATGAAAGATGGCATTACTGACTTGAATCATTCTGGTAAACAGATGACCAGCAATAAAGGCGAAATTGTTGCTATTATGCAGAGCCTTTCTGCTGTAGCAGAAGAAAACGCTGCTGGAACAGAAGAAATTACAGCCTCTATTGAAGAACTTACAGGTCATGTTGATAAATCTACTCATTCAAGTGAACAACTCACAAATATCGTTGAACAACTAAAAAAAGTAACAGATAGGTTAAAAGTCTAA
- a CDS encoding AAA family ATPase translates to MFKNHHAEEIQLKEKNVEKMIGNVEKVVVGKRREIELSTIALLSGGHVLLEDVPGVGKTMLVRAMAKSLGANFKRIQFTPDLLPSDVTGVSVFNQKTMEFQFRPGPIMANIVLADEINRTSPKTQAALLEALEEGSVTTDGETRELQEPFFVMATQNPIEYGGTYPLPEAQLDRFLFKFKIGYPTKAEELDVLNRVEKQHPIDQLEPVLSLDDLIQMQKNVLDVYVDNTVKQYIIDLVNTTRIHYAVYLGASPRASIALMKASQAYAYIQGREYVVPDDVKYLAPYVLRHRILLNSDSKLSNVTNEQVIKEIIDQIRIPVGKEAAK, encoded by the coding sequence ATGTTTAAAAATCACCATGCAGAAGAAATACAGTTGAAAGAAAAGAACGTTGAAAAAATGATTGGAAATGTAGAAAAGGTTGTAGTTGGGAAAAGGAGAGAAATTGAATTAAGTACGATTGCACTATTAAGTGGAGGGCATGTGCTACTAGAGGATGTTCCAGGAGTAGGGAAAACTATGCTCGTTCGTGCCATGGCAAAATCACTCGGAGCTAATTTTAAGCGAATTCAATTTACGCCAGATTTGCTACCATCCGACGTTACCGGTGTCTCTGTATTTAACCAGAAAACGATGGAATTTCAGTTTCGTCCTGGTCCTATAATGGCTAATATCGTACTTGCAGATGAAATAAATCGAACGTCACCTAAAACACAAGCGGCACTTCTTGAGGCACTTGAGGAAGGTAGTGTGACTACCGATGGAGAGACGCGTGAATTGCAAGAGCCATTCTTTGTGATGGCAACACAAAATCCGATTGAATATGGTGGGACGTACCCACTACCAGAAGCGCAGCTAGATAGATTCTTATTCAAATTTAAGATTGGTTATCCAACAAAGGCTGAAGAGCTAGATGTTCTAAACCGTGTTGAGAAGCAGCACCCTATTGATCAATTAGAACCTGTACTTTCATTAGATGATTTAATACAAATGCAAAAAAATGTGCTTGATGTATACGTAGATAACACTGTGAAGCAATACATCATAGATCTCGTTAACACGACGAGAATTCATTACGCAGTTTATCTTGGAGCTAGCCCGCGTGCATCGATTGCATTAATGAAAGCTAGTCAAGCGTATGCGTATATTCAAGGGCGAGAGTATGTAGTTCCAGATGATGTGAAATACTTGGCACCTTATGTTTTAAGGCATCGTATCCTTTTAAACTCGGATTCAAAGCTATCAAACGTGACGAACGAACAAGTGATTAAGGAAATTATTGATCAAATTAGAATTCCTGTAGGAAAAGAAGCAGCAAAATGA
- a CDS encoding DUF58 domain-containing protein: protein MKKRNQVIYWIKLVFKALLVLLLFISLFSYAMFQGGFVSWFLLYSIMSLVILMLLYTLIPLGSFKVKRDLKKRAIPSGTDMTVTVNVKRKWPFPFLYLVVEDGIENKLEKQMRNVDYKIIFYPSFKKELKYSYTIPNMKRGEYFFYNVRLETSDMFGLFKKKKYVTEQDSFLVYPNYHEIERWSAYEKNETETRLSSADFIEDVTSIAGAREYVPGDKLTSIDWKVTARSNKLMTKEFEEYIGQNYMVILNNHIPNENSDTLEAYEKSVELVTSLIMHATRKQLKVGLWTLGNKHRIFSLDTGEDHQKRLIYHLSKVEGENKGSFHTGLKQYDDNIQNGTTLFFASTEITDEIIERVRIYLSRRIKVYFCLLKKHHAMDKLEEKRYRELLRIGTDAYLLTGANIDHVIKAAGD, encoded by the coding sequence ATGAAGAAAAGAAATCAAGTCATTTACTGGATAAAACTAGTTTTTAAAGCGCTACTCGTTCTACTATTATTTATTAGTTTGTTTAGCTATGCGATGTTTCAAGGAGGATTTGTAAGCTGGTTTTTGCTCTATAGTATCATGTCTTTAGTTATCCTTATGCTCCTTTACACGCTCATTCCTTTAGGGAGTTTTAAAGTTAAAAGGGACTTAAAGAAAAGAGCAATTCCCTCAGGCACGGATATGACAGTGACCGTGAATGTGAAAAGAAAGTGGCCGTTCCCATTTTTATATTTAGTTGTTGAGGATGGCATTGAGAATAAACTAGAAAAACAGATGAGAAACGTAGATTATAAGATTATTTTTTATCCATCTTTTAAAAAAGAGCTGAAGTATTCTTACACCATTCCAAATATGAAAAGGGGAGAATACTTTTTCTACAATGTTCGTTTAGAAACGAGCGACATGTTTGGACTTTTTAAAAAGAAAAAGTATGTTACTGAACAAGATTCATTTTTAGTTTATCCAAATTACCATGAAATTGAGAGATGGTCTGCATACGAAAAAAACGAAACAGAAACAAGACTTTCATCAGCGGATTTCATTGAAGATGTTACTTCTATAGCTGGAGCTAGGGAATATGTTCCTGGCGATAAGCTAACGAGTATAGATTGGAAAGTGACTGCTCGTTCCAATAAATTAATGACGAAAGAATTTGAAGAATATATCGGGCAAAATTATATGGTTATTTTAAATAATCACATACCTAATGAAAATTCTGACACATTGGAGGCGTATGAAAAATCAGTCGAGCTTGTGACCTCACTCATTATGCATGCGACAAGGAAACAATTAAAGGTTGGTCTATGGACGTTAGGGAATAAGCATCGTATATTTTCTTTAGATACTGGAGAAGACCATCAAAAAAGACTTATCTACCATCTTTCCAAAGTTGAAGGCGAGAATAAGGGGAGCTTCCATACTGGACTCAAGCAGTACGATGATAATATACAAAATGGAACAACTTTGTTTTTCGCCTCTACCGAAATTACTGATGAAATAATTGAGAGAGTACGTATTTATTTATCTCGTAGAATTAAAGTGTATTTTTGTCTATTAAAGAAACATCACGCTATGGATAAGCTTGAAGAAAAGAGATACAGGGAGTTGCTTCGAATTGGAACAGATGCGTATCTTTTAACAGGAGCTAATATCGATCATGTCATAAAAGCAGCAGGTGATTAA